A single window of Pseudarthrobacter psychrotolerans DNA harbors:
- a CDS encoding cold shock domain-containing protein, which yields MPTGKVKWYDKEKGFGFLAGEDGQEVFLPKSSLPDGITELKAGTRVEFGVADGRKGAQALGLRVLDKTPSIAKAKRPSARDLAPLVQDLVSVLDNLSGTLSAGKYPEGNKGKAIAAALRKVADELDV from the coding sequence GTGCCTACCGGCAAGGTCAAGTGGTATGACAAGGAAAAAGGTTTCGGATTCCTCGCAGGCGAGGACGGCCAGGAAGTCTTCCTGCCCAAATCATCGCTGCCCGACGGCATCACCGAGCTGAAGGCCGGCACGCGGGTAGAGTTCGGCGTTGCTGACGGCCGCAAGGGTGCCCAGGCCTTGGGCCTGCGCGTCCTGGACAAGACGCCGTCCATCGCCAAAGCCAAGCGGCCCAGCGCCCGGGACCTCGCGCCGCTCGTCCAGGACCTGGTCAGCGTGCTGGACAACCTCTCCGGAACCCTGTCCGCGGGCAAGTACCCGGAAGGCAACAAGGGCAAGGCCATCGCGGCTGCCCTGCGTAAGGTTGCCGACGAGCTGGACGTTTAG